From the Deltaproteobacteria bacterium genome, the window GTGCCGCAGGAGCTGCTTGAAATAGAGGTACTTGCGCTGGACTTCCGTGACCTCGGCCGGAATATGCGCGGCCCGGTCCTCGACCTTGAAAAGCCTGTCGAGCTGTCTGAACATCTCGGTCCTTCCTTGACGCGGTTCGCCGCATCCGCCGTTTCACTTCCGAAACGAGTAGTTTCCTTTCCGAAACTGGTCCGCATACCAGGGGATTTCATCCTCGTCGACCAGGACCATGTCCAGAAGCCGGACGGAGCCCATGAGCCGTCCGATCTGATCCAATTTGTCCTCCATGCGCGCCGAGTCGTATTTGCGGATCTCGGCCCGGAGCATGTCGCCCCGGATCTCCACCCTCAGGCCCATGGGCCTGAGGACCGCGGCAATCATCCGGGCCAGCCGCGTTCTACGGGCCGCGTCCGTGGCCCCGCCCTTGAAGGAGAAGGTGATGTAGTTGTCATTCAGATTGTCGCCGCAAAAGGCGTCCACGGTCACATAATGGTATCCCAGACGGGCGCTGTAGTTGACGTATCTCCGGGCCACAATGGCATAGCTGGCCACGCCCGGGAAAGCGTCCCGCTGGGGGTCGTTCAGAGAGGCCAAACTCATGATGGCCGAGAACTCGGTCAGATGAAGCCCCACCGGGTCCAGCCAATGCAGACCCGGATACGACATGCCCTTGAGCAGTGCCCTGAAGGGTCTGGAGGCGATGTCCTCCTCGGACACCAAACCGTCCCGGGGCGGGTTCAGAAATCCGCTGCCCAAATCCAGAATGTGGATTTTCAGGGGCAGTTTGGTCTCGAGAACCGCGGACCACTCATCCTCGTCCCCGATCTCGTCGCCCAGGTGGAACATCTCGACCATGGACATCTCGTGGATATAGCGAACCAGGTCGTGGACCGTCAGGCAGCCCTCGGGCCGGAACGATTCCAGCCTCGGGTCATAGAGGTTCAGGGGAGAAATTTTCTTCATGGCATCCTGAACCAACTGAAACAATGGCCCGCCCTTCATCATGTTCTTGGCGGGCCGGGTCCGGACCAGGGAATCGATCCGGCCCGAGTAGACCACCCCGTTGGTGGCGTCCAGGGTGATCTCCTCTCCGTGGGGCAGGGTGGACGTGGCCCCTTCCACCCCCACCAGGGTCGGCAGGGCGAACTCCCGGGCCACCGAGGCCATGTGCCCGGTCACGCTGCCCACCTCGGTCACGATACCCCGAACCTTGTGCATCAAAGGCACCAACCGGGGCGTGGTCTGGGCCGTGACCAGGATGACGCCCTCGGGCACGGTCCCCAGATGCTGGTCGTGGCCAAGGATAAAGGCCGGACCCGAGGCAGCCCCGGCCGAGGCCGTGGACCCGCCGGAAACAAGGATCTCGTGTCCGGACAATTCGACCTCGTCGATGGCTGCCTCGGCCGAGACTCGCTCCAAATCCTTGGGATTCAGTGGACGGGCCTGGATTACGAAAAGCCTGCCGCCCGGGTCCAGGGCCCACTCAATATCCAGGGGCTGCTTATAGTGGCGCTCCAGGGACAGACCATATTCGACGAGATGGGCGAGTTGAGCCGGTTCCAGGCAGGGCCGGTCCACCATCTCCGGCTCCACGGCCTCCCGGGCCATGCCGCCCCGGCTCCCCATGACCACCCGCACCGGCTTGGTCGCGGTCCTGGCTTCAAGAACACGTAGATCAGTCTTATCTATCTCCCAATGGTCCGTGGGCATGGACCCGTCCACCACTCCCACTCCCAGGCCCCAGACCGCCCCGACGATCATGACCTCCCGTCCCGGGACGTTGGGGTCCAGGGTGTAGAGAACCCCGCTGGCCTTGGCCCGGATCATGTTCAGACAGAGGACACACATGATCACATCCTGGTCCCGGTAGCCTACGCTCCGCCGATAGAATACGGCTCTCGGGCTGTACATGCTGGCCACCACCTGCCGATAGGCCTGGAGCACGTTCTCCTCCCGGACGTTCAAAATCGTGGCGTACTGTCCGGCAAAGGATAATTCCGAGTCTTCACCCGTGGCGCTGCTCCGCACGGCCATGCGGACGTCGGACCCGAAATCCCTGGCCAGCTGGACGGCCTCGTGTTTGATTCTCCGCTCCAGTTCGTCCGGCAGTGGCGCGGCCAAAATCCGCTCCTGCACTGCTTGGCAGACCTTCTCCAGCCGGTCCGTGTCCTCGATGTCCAGCCCCTGGAACTCGGCCTTAATGAAGTCCACCAGCCCCGCGGCCCACAGAAACTGGTGACAGGCAAAGGCCGTGACCACGAATCCCCTGGGTGTGGGCAGACCGACCCGGTTTATGATCTCCCCCAGATTGGCCGCCTTGCCTCCGACCTGCTCGGCGTTTTCACGGCTTAAGGCCGCTAGGGGCAGGACCAGGCCGGAGCGATTCGGCCGCCGCCTCCGGGATAGGGCACCCAGGACCTGGATACCGATCCGCTCGGCCACGGCAAATAATTCCGGATACCTGCCCCCGGACATGGCGTTCAGATTTTCCACCAATTCGCAGACCACACCCATCAGGGCCTGGCACCGCTCGAGCACTTCCTCGTAGGTGAAAGGCCGGTCGGCCAAGGCGAGCTGTTCCAGGCCGTTGACGATCTCCAGTGACCGGTGGTTCTCCTTGAGCAGATCCTTGAAATAGAAATACTTGCGTTGGGACTCCGGTTCCTCGTAATCTTTCCGGTCCGATCCCTGGGCCCGGCCGAACAATCGCTTGATGAACCGGATCATGCCTCGCTCCATGGGGCGCAGGCGGTCTTTGGCGCGGGTGAACTGCACATATGGAAAAAATACCCTTGATTTCGACCGATGACAACACGGGGATCAATTCGGATTTCAGTGGAAGAGGTCACAACATCAAATGGAACGACTCCATCGGATCCGGATCGGCCCTTGACAAAAGGGGTGAAATTGAGGCCTGTTCCGTTCATGTTCATTTCGTCACAAGCCTTTTTCGAGAACGATCCGGTCCTCGTCCCCCTCCTGGACGAACTCCCTCTCGGTGTTTCCATTCTGGATTCCCATGGCCGGGTCATCATGGTCAACCGCGGCTACGAGATCCTGACCGGCGTGGACCGCCACCGGGTTTGCGGCCTCGGCTGCCTGCACACCCTGCGCTGCAGCCATTGCTTGGCCGGCTGCCCGGTTCGCGACGGGCGGACCACCTTTGCCCCCATCCATTGCGACGCCGACATCCTGACCCGCGACCGGCGAAAGGTCCAGGTCCGGCTGACCGTGGCCCCCCTTGTCGACGAATCCGGGCACCACCGGGGCTATGTCGAAACCGTCCAGGAGCGGATCGCGCCGACCCGAACCGACGGCTACGACCATCTGCCTTTCGGCATGGACGAGCTGGTCGGGGTCAGCCCCCAATTCCGCCGGGTCCTGCGCATGCTACCCAGCGTGGCCCAGACCGACTCCTCGGTCCTCATCACCGGCGAAACCGGAACGGGCAAGGACCTCCTGGCCGAGGCCATCCACAAGATCTCCGACCGGGCCCGGGGGCCCTTTGTCAAGATCAACTGCGGGGCCCTGCCCGACACCCTTTTGGAATCCGAACTCTTCGGCCACGCCAAGGGGGCCTTCACCGGAGCGGACCGAAACAAGCCCGGGCGTTTCCGCCTGGCCGACAAGGGCACCATTTTCCTGACCGAGATCGGGGACCTGCCCCTGGCCCTTCAGGTC encodes:
- a CDS encoding pyruvate, phosphate dikinase, with amino-acid sequence MQFTRAKDRLRPMERGMIRFIKRLFGRAQGSDRKDYEEPESQRKYFYFKDLLKENHRSLEIVNGLEQLALADRPFTYEEVLERCQALMGVVCELVENLNAMSGGRYPELFAVAERIGIQVLGALSRRRRPNRSGLVLPLAALSRENAEQVGGKAANLGEIINRVGLPTPRGFVVTAFACHQFLWAAGLVDFIKAEFQGLDIEDTDRLEKVCQAVQERILAAPLPDELERRIKHEAVQLARDFGSDVRMAVRSSATGEDSELSFAGQYATILNVREENVLQAYRQVVASMYSPRAVFYRRSVGYRDQDVIMCVLCLNMIRAKASGVLYTLDPNVPGREVMIVGAVWGLGVGVVDGSMPTDHWEIDKTDLRVLEARTATKPVRVVMGSRGGMAREAVEPEMVDRPCLEPAQLAHLVEYGLSLERHYKQPLDIEWALDPGGRLFVIQARPLNPKDLERVSAEAAIDEVELSGHEILVSGGSTASAGAASGPAFILGHDQHLGTVPEGVILVTAQTTPRLVPLMHKVRGIVTEVGSVTGHMASVAREFALPTLVGVEGATSTLPHGEEITLDATNGVVYSGRIDSLVRTRPAKNMMKGGPLFQLVQDAMKKISPLNLYDPRLESFRPEGCLTVHDLVRYIHEMSMVEMFHLGDEIGDEDEWSAVLETKLPLKIHILDLGSGFLNPPRDGLVSEEDIASRPFRALLKGMSYPGLHWLDPVGLHLTEFSAIMSLASLNDPQRDAFPGVASYAIVARRYVNYSARLGYHYVTVDAFCGDNLNDNYITFSFKGGATDAARRTRLARMIAAVLRPMGLRVEIRGDMLRAEIRKYDSARMEDKLDQIGRLMGSVRLLDMVLVDEDEIPWYADQFRKGNYSFRK
- a CDS encoding AAA family ATPase translates to MFISSQAFFENDPVLVPLLDELPLGVSILDSHGRVIMVNRGYEILTGVDRHRVCGLGCLHTLRCSHCLAGCPVRDGRTTFAPIHCDADILTRDRRKVQVRLTVAPLVDESGHHRGYVETVQERIAPTRTDGYDHLPFGMDELVGVSPQFRRVLRMLPSVAQTDSSVLITGETGTGKDLLAEAIHKISDRARGPFVKINCGALPDTLLESELFGHAKGAFTGADRNKPGRFRLADKGTIFLTEIGDLPLALQVKLLSVLDDKMIYPLGGTTGFHADVRIIAATHRHLEDMVAQGRFRQDLLFRLNVIRLHVPPLKERIGDIPLLLDHFLKEFQARFKSRAQAFSDEALDLLRAYDYPGNIRELRNIVEYAVNFCPGETVSGRDLPAYLLAQALSASPQAGPSGHTAQPPGDPAPTPRTDSTWTETERDMILEAMVRAKGRRGEAAKALGWARSTLWRKMREHGLSAP